The following proteins come from a genomic window of Synechococcus sp. NB0720_010:
- a CDS encoding fumarate reductase/succinate dehydrogenase flavoprotein subunit, translating to MNALNPRIPSGPVRDAWTRTKEELPLISPLRKRELTILVVGTGLAGSSAAATLAEQGYRVKVITFHDSPRRAHSVAAQGGINAARPVAVDGDSISRLFRDTVRGGDFRAREAGCHRLAEISSAIIDQCVAQGVPFAREYGGTLATRNFGGSLVSRTFYARGQTGQQLLYGAYQALMRQVQLGRVELLPRRDLLELIRVDGVARGVICRNLLSGALETHTGHAVVLATGGYSNVYFLSTNALKSNASAIWRAHEQGALFANPCFTQIHPTCIPSGDPYQSKLTLMSESLRNDGRVWLPQRRQDSRDPETIPETERDYFLERQYPSYGNMVPRDVASRRARELCNEGQGVGPAGRSIYLDLRDAIRESGRDVIEKRYGNLLEMYERISGEDPYAKPLKIYPAPHYTMGGLWVDYHLMSSIPGLFVLGEANFSEHGANRLGASALMQGLADGYFIAPATVTAWLASHSGPLVTQDHSACREALAAAQTRIARLVATKGDTPVDQFHRQLGLTMIERCGISRDAAGLSQGLQEVRELEQDFHARVRIPGGAEGPNLELEKGLRLSDFFGLAQLMLRDALAREESCGAHFREEHQTPEGEAQRDDEHFAHIAAWEYQDGADPLRHSEPLQFTALQPSTRSYR from the coding sequence ATGAACGCCCTCAATCCTCGAATTCCCTCGGGTCCGGTTCGTGATGCCTGGACAAGAACCAAGGAAGAGCTGCCCCTGATCAGCCCGCTGCGCAAGCGAGAGCTGACGATCCTGGTTGTTGGAACGGGCTTAGCTGGATCCTCGGCCGCAGCAACCCTGGCTGAGCAGGGTTACCGCGTGAAGGTGATCACCTTTCACGACAGTCCCCGCCGTGCCCACTCGGTCGCTGCCCAGGGCGGGATCAACGCCGCCCGGCCGGTTGCCGTTGACGGCGACAGCATCAGCCGACTCTTCAGGGACACCGTCCGCGGCGGCGACTTCCGCGCCCGCGAAGCGGGCTGTCACCGCCTCGCTGAAATCAGCAGCGCGATCATTGATCAATGCGTGGCCCAGGGGGTGCCCTTTGCCCGCGAGTACGGCGGCACCTTGGCCACCCGCAACTTCGGCGGCTCCCTGGTGAGCCGCACTTTTTATGCCCGTGGGCAGACCGGTCAGCAGCTGCTCTACGGCGCCTACCAGGCCCTGATGCGCCAGGTGCAACTCGGGCGGGTGGAACTGCTACCCCGGCGGGATCTGCTTGAGCTGATTCGCGTCGACGGGGTCGCCCGAGGGGTGATCTGCCGCAATCTGCTCAGTGGAGCCCTGGAAACCCACACGGGCCATGCGGTGGTGCTCGCCACCGGTGGCTACAGCAACGTCTACTTCCTCTCCACCAATGCCCTGAAATCCAACGCCAGTGCGATCTGGCGGGCCCATGAACAGGGGGCCCTCTTTGCCAATCCCTGCTTCACACAGATCCACCCCACCTGCATCCCCAGCGGCGATCCCTACCAGAGCAAGCTCACGCTCATGAGCGAGAGCCTGCGCAACGATGGCCGCGTCTGGCTGCCGCAACGCCGCCAGGACAGCCGTGATCCAGAGACCATTCCTGAGACCGAGCGGGACTATTTCCTCGAGCGCCAATACCCCAGCTACGGGAACATGGTCCCGAGGGATGTGGCATCCCGCAGGGCACGGGAGCTCTGCAATGAAGGCCAAGGTGTGGGCCCAGCCGGTCGCTCGATCTACCTGGATCTTCGCGATGCCATCCGAGAGAGCGGCCGCGATGTCATCGAGAAGCGCTACGGCAACCTTCTGGAGATGTATGAGCGGATTAGCGGCGAAGACCCGTACGCCAAGCCGCTCAAGATCTACCCCGCACCGCACTACACGATGGGCGGGCTTTGGGTTGACTACCACCTGATGAGCTCCATTCCTGGGCTCTTCGTGCTCGGGGAAGCCAACTTCTCTGAACATGGGGCCAACCGCCTTGGCGCCAGCGCCCTGATGCAAGGCCTCGCAGACGGCTACTTCATCGCACCAGCCACCGTCACCGCATGGCTGGCGAGTCACAGCGGACCGCTGGTCACGCAAGACCATTCGGCCTGCCGGGAAGCCCTGGCGGCTGCCCAGACACGAATTGCCCGCCTGGTCGCCACGAAAGGTGACACCCCAGTCGATCAATTCCACCGTCAGTTGGGCCTGACGATGATCGAGCGCTGCGGCATCAGCCGTGATGCCGCTGGACTGAGCCAGGGACTCCAGGAGGTCCGTGAACTCGAGCAGGACTTCCACGCGCGGGTTCGCATTCCAGGCGGCGCCGAGGGACCCAATCTCGAATTGGAAAAAGGGCTTCGGTTAAGCGACTTCTTTGGCTTAGCCCAGTTGATGCTCCGGGACGCCCTGGCCCGCGAGGAATCCTGCGGGGCCCACTTCCGCGAGGAGCACCAAACCCCAGAGGGTGAAGCCCAGAGAGATGACGAGCACTTCGCCCACATCGCCGCCTGGGAGTACCAAGACGGTGCCGACCCCTTACGTCACAGCGAACCTCTGCAGTTCACAGCCCTGCAACCCAGCACCCGCAGCTACCGATGA
- a CDS encoding succinate dehydrogenase codes for MAMVRRVLLAGSGLMLMAFLVLHLIGVAIAPLAPLQFENYASALHQSWWLPVVEGLLLLAAGLHVSISLGKTLSNWRAGNHAQLQSRRGDRLGSWSARLQPLGGLTLLLFIAVHLKQLRLPRPAPGLELLHLSASLQSPITLTLYGLACLALGLHVVQGGESAQRSLGVLSPENAGIIRSTARAVGLILGLGFAGSAGWLALQG; via the coding sequence ATGGCCATGGTCCGCCGCGTGCTCCTAGCAGGCTCCGGCCTGATGCTGATGGCGTTCCTTGTGCTTCATCTCATCGGCGTCGCCATTGCTCCTCTCGCGCCACTGCAGTTCGAGAACTACGCCAGCGCCCTGCATCAGAGCTGGTGGCTGCCTGTCGTTGAGGGACTGCTGCTACTCGCGGCCGGCCTGCACGTCAGCATCAGCCTGGGCAAAACTCTCAGCAACTGGAGAGCGGGAAACCATGCTCAGCTCCAGAGTCGACGTGGCGATCGTCTTGGCAGCTGGAGCGCCCGCTTGCAACCCCTCGGCGGTCTCACCCTGCTGCTCTTCATCGCTGTCCACCTCAAACAGCTACGACTACCGCGACCAGCCCCTGGCCTCGAGCTCCTGCACTTGAGCGCAAGCCTCCAGTCCCCCATCACCCTGACCCTCTACGGACTGGCCTGCCTTGCCCTCGGACTGCATGTCGTCCAGGGCGGTGAGTCGGCACAGCGCAGCTTGGGAGTCCTCAGTCCAGAGAACGCTGGGATCATCCGCAGCACGGCCCGCGCAGTGGGATTGATTCTTGGCCTGGGCTTCGCCGGTTCCGCCGGCTGGTTGGCCTTGCAGGGATGA
- a CDS encoding DUF2231 domain-containing protein: MLELLPPLNDHNLPWMDTIHPIVVHFVIAMALIGFVFDLIGVIWRRPALFEASFWNLLFATGAIFVAIIFGQVEAGLASPYGAARNILDIHTTIGWSLAGVLSLLTGWRYVLRSRDPEALPLSFLGAGALVSALIMVQVVLGDKLIWTYGLHTVKVVAATREGLI; the protein is encoded by the coding sequence ATGCTTGAGCTGCTGCCGCCGCTCAACGATCACAACCTCCCTTGGATGGACACGATTCATCCAATCGTGGTGCATTTCGTGATCGCCATGGCCCTGATCGGGTTCGTGTTCGATCTGATCGGGGTGATCTGGCGCCGCCCGGCGCTGTTTGAAGCCAGTTTCTGGAATTTGTTATTCGCGACGGGCGCGATCTTCGTTGCGATCATTTTTGGTCAGGTGGAGGCCGGTTTGGCCTCGCCCTATGGCGCAGCGCGCAACATCCTTGATATTCACACCACGATTGGCTGGTCCCTGGCCGGTGTGTTGTCGCTGTTGACGGGCTGGCGCTATGTGCTGCGCAGCCGTGATCCTGAGGCGCTGCCCCTCTCCTTTCTCGGCGCTGGGGCCTTGGTCAGTGCCTTGATCATGGTTCAAGTGGTCTTGGGCGACAAGCTGATCTGGACCTATGGCCTGCACACCGTGAAGGTGGTGGCGGCCACCCGGGAGGGGCTGATCTGA
- a CDS encoding DUF2231 domain-containing protein, translating into MLVQAMALAYSPEATPIDQIAGELGPNGLPYALPIHPNLVHLTIGLFVIAIAFDVVGALYPLEKRVFRFLALPITRGGFHDVGWYNLLACCLVTFFTVASGFYEMLTAVPLPGVVSTFGLGSMTTMLWHGVGGVLLLTVITAMTVWRGFQRYLWRRDMGRQVQWLYLLVGLGMFALLGLHGTLGAQLAAEFGVHIAADQLLQAGADLHAALP; encoded by the coding sequence ATGCTCGTTCAGGCGATGGCCTTGGCCTACAGCCCAGAGGCCACTCCCATTGATCAAATCGCGGGGGAGTTAGGGCCGAATGGCTTGCCCTATGCCCTGCCCATTCATCCGAATTTGGTGCACCTCACCATCGGTTTGTTTGTGATTGCGATTGCCTTTGATGTGGTGGGTGCTCTGTACCCCCTGGAAAAACGGGTCTTTCGCTTTTTGGCCCTTCCGATTACCCGCGGGGGCTTTCACGACGTCGGTTGGTACAACCTGCTGGCCTGCTGCCTGGTGACTTTTTTCACCGTCGCCAGTGGCTTCTACGAAATGCTCACCGCCGTCCCGCTGCCGGGTGTTGTGAGCACCTTTGGGCTCGGCAGCATGACCACGATGCTCTGGCATGGCGTGGGCGGCGTGCTGCTGCTCACGGTGATTACGGCCATGACCGTTTGGCGTGGTTTCCAGCGCTATCTCTGGCGGCGCGACATGGGGCGGCAGGTGCAGTGGCTCTACCTGCTGGTCGGCCTCGGCATGTTTGCGCTGCTGGGTTTGCACGGGACCCTCGGCGCCCAGTTGGCGGCTGAATTCGGTGTGCACATCGCGGCTGACCAGTTGCTGCAGGCCGGCGCTGACCTTCACGCCGCCCTGCCCTGA
- a CDS encoding cytochrome c oxidase subunit II: protein MSNSAPRPSLSRPALLAWLVWVVLLLALSVWMGQQSHHWLPVQASTAAPLVDDLFSLETAIGTLVFFGVVSVMVWVVLFNRAEKYDDSDAFPIEGNTKLEVIWTAIPFVLVMAIAFWTIRASDKLGMLGPMEHIHLRNSTEEVGGYPGDRLPAEQVEVIARQWSWEFRYPGSNVSSTELHLELDQPVSLRLVSEDVLHSLFIPAFRIKQDVVPGRAIDLNLTPTREGIYRLRDAQFSGTWHAANQVDVVVENSQAHQQWLEQAARQPLQPGLSLAVDEFAIRQTKPNPGWATVPPAPPPQVNVPGDPNQPHDA from the coding sequence ATGAGCAATAGCGCCCCCCGCCCCAGCCTCTCCCGGCCCGCTCTGTTGGCCTGGTTGGTTTGGGTTGTTCTGCTCCTGGCCCTCAGCGTCTGGATGGGTCAGCAGTCCCACCATTGGCTTCCTGTTCAGGCCTCAACGGCGGCGCCGTTGGTGGATGACCTGTTCAGCTTGGAGACCGCCATCGGCACCCTCGTCTTCTTTGGCGTGGTCTCGGTGATGGTCTGGGTGGTGCTCTTCAACCGCGCCGAGAAGTACGACGACAGCGACGCCTTCCCGATTGAAGGCAACACGAAGTTGGAGGTCATCTGGACCGCTATTCCCTTTGTGTTGGTGATGGCGATTGCCTTCTGGACGATTCGCGCCAGCGACAAGTTGGGGATGTTGGGTCCGATGGAGCACATCCATCTGCGCAATTCCACAGAAGAGGTTGGGGGCTATCCCGGTGATCGCTTGCCGGCCGAACAGGTGGAGGTGATTGCCCGCCAATGGTCTTGGGAGTTTCGCTATCCAGGCAGCAATGTCTCCTCCACGGAACTGCACCTGGAGCTGGATCAACCGGTGAGTTTGCGGTTGGTCTCCGAGGACGTGCTCCACAGCTTGTTTATCCCCGCCTTCCGCATCAAACAGGACGTGGTTCCAGGCCGGGCGATTGATCTGAATCTCACGCCAACGCGCGAGGGGATCTACCGCCTGCGGGATGCCCAGTTCAGTGGCACCTGGCATGCCGCGAATCAGGTCGATGTGGTGGTGGAGAACTCCCAGGCCCATCAGCAGTGGCTCGAGCAGGCCGCGCGCCAACCGCTGCAGCCGGGCCTGAGCCTTGCCGTGGATGAGTTCGCCATCCGTCAGACCAAGCCCAACCCGGGCTGGGCGACCGTCCCTCCCGCTCCGCCCCCTCAGGTGAATGTCCCTGGAGACCCCAATCAGCCCCATGACGCCTGA
- a CDS encoding cbb3-type cytochrome c oxidase subunit I, producing the protein MTIATFPPEPPPQSSWKRYFGFCTDAKVIGIQYIVTAFFFFLIGGLLAMVIRGELITPAADLVDRSVYNGIYTMHGTIMLFLFIFPVLNGLNNLLIPTMIGAPDMAFPRLNAVAFWLVPIFGSILIASFFVPGGPAYAGWWSYPPVSLQNPAGHLFNGEGLWITAVALSGVSSIMGAINFVTTILRMRAPGMTLTRMPVFCWTAFAAQSLQLIGLPALTGGAIMLLMDLNFGTSFYRAEGGGDPVLYQHFFWFYSHPAVYVIILPVFGVFSELFPVYSRKPLFGYLYVAFASFIIVGLGLIVWVHHFFTSGVAQWMRNLFMVTTMLIAVPTGVKVFAWLGTLWGGKLRLTTPMLFCLGGLFNFVFAGITGIMLATVPIDIHVSNTYFVVGHFHYVIYGAAVMGIFAAIYHWFPKFTGRMPYEGLGKLHCLLTFVGANLNFLPMHPLGLMGMPRRVSSYDPEFTFWNVIASLGAFLLGVSIIPFLLNMVSSWIRGPKATHNPWNAIGLEWLLPSPPPEDNFGEEVPTVIARPYGYGSGEPLVEHQAELERALVLQEAAQ; encoded by the coding sequence ATGACCATCGCCACCTTTCCCCCTGAACCGCCACCGCAGAGCAGCTGGAAGCGCTACTTCGGCTTTTGCACGGACGCCAAGGTCATTGGCATCCAGTACATCGTTACGGCCTTCTTCTTCTTCTTGATCGGTGGCCTGCTGGCCATGGTCATCCGCGGGGAGCTGATTACACCTGCCGCCGATCTGGTTGATCGCTCGGTCTACAACGGCATCTACACGATGCACGGAACAATCATGTTGTTCCTGTTCATCTTTCCGGTCCTCAACGGTCTCAATAATCTGTTGATTCCAACCATGATCGGTGCGCCCGACATGGCCTTCCCGCGTCTGAATGCGGTGGCCTTCTGGTTGGTTCCGATCTTTGGATCGATTTTGATCGCCAGCTTTTTTGTCCCAGGTGGTCCGGCCTACGCCGGCTGGTGGAGTTATCCGCCCGTCAGTCTTCAGAACCCGGCGGGACACCTCTTCAATGGCGAGGGCCTCTGGATTACGGCTGTGGCCCTATCGGGGGTGTCCTCGATCATGGGTGCGATCAACTTTGTGACGACAATCCTGCGCATGCGGGCCCCGGGGATGACCCTGACCCGGATGCCTGTGTTTTGTTGGACCGCCTTTGCGGCCCAGTCCCTGCAGTTGATTGGCCTGCCTGCACTGACCGGTGGGGCGATCATGCTGTTGATGGACCTGAACTTCGGCACCAGCTTTTACCGGGCCGAGGGTGGTGGTGATCCGGTGCTCTATCAGCACTTTTTCTGGTTCTATTCCCATCCGGCGGTCTATGTGATCATCCTGCCGGTCTTTGGGGTCTTCTCAGAGCTGTTTCCGGTGTATTCCAGGAAGCCACTCTTTGGTTACCTCTACGTCGCCTTTGCCTCCTTCATCATTGTTGGCCTGGGCTTGATTGTTTGGGTTCACCACTTCTTCACCAGTGGTGTGGCGCAGTGGATGCGCAATCTGTTCATGGTCACCACCATGTTGATTGCCGTGCCAACGGGGGTGAAGGTCTTTGCCTGGCTGGGCACCCTTTGGGGCGGGAAGTTACGCCTGACGACCCCGATGCTGTTTTGCCTGGGGGGCCTCTTTAACTTTGTCTTTGCTGGCATCACCGGCATCATGCTGGCCACGGTGCCGATCGATATTCACGTCTCGAACACCTACTTCGTCGTCGGTCATTTCCATTACGTGATCTACGGGGCCGCGGTGATGGGGATCTTTGCGGCGATCTACCACTGGTTCCCGAAGTTCACCGGGCGCATGCCCTACGAAGGCCTCGGCAAACTGCACTGCCTGCTCACCTTTGTGGGGGCGAATCTGAATTTTCTGCCGATGCATCCCCTGGGGCTGATGGGCATGCCGCGGCGGGTGTCGAGCTACGACCCTGAATTCACCTTCTGGAACGTGATCGCCAGCCTGGGCGCCTTCCTGCTGGGGGTTTCGATCATTCCCTTCCTGCTCAATATGGTGAGCTCCTGGATCCGGGGTCCCAAGGCCACCCATAACCCCTGGAATGCCATCGGACTGGAGTGGTTGTTGCCCTCTCCGCCGCCGGAGGACAACTTTGGGGAGGAGGTCCCCACTGTGATTGCGCGTCCCTACGGCTATGGCAGCGGCGAACCGCTGGTGGAACACCAGGCTGAGCTGGAGCGTGCCTTGGTGCTGCAGGAGGCGGCGCAATGA
- a CDS encoding heme-copper oxidase subunit III: MTTTTPQAELELHPKHNLTGFIIFLCSESVIFLAFFSGYALLKTSALDWLPPGVEGLEWKMPLVNTVVLVSSSGTIALAEHFKAKENMALFRGFWLLSMAMGAYFLFGQAVEWGGLKFGFTSGTFGGTFYLLTGFHGLHVATGILLMGLMLVKSFIPGNYSGGEQGVQATSLFWHFVDVIWIILFLLIYVWQ, from the coding sequence ATGACGACGACGACCCCTCAGGCTGAGTTGGAGCTGCATCCCAAGCACAACCTCACCGGCTTCATCATTTTTCTGTGCTCAGAAAGCGTCATCTTTCTGGCCTTTTTCAGCGGCTATGCCCTGCTGAAGACCTCAGCCCTCGACTGGCTTCCCCCTGGTGTGGAGGGGTTGGAGTGGAAGATGCCGCTGGTGAACACCGTGGTCCTGGTGTCCAGTTCCGGGACGATCGCCCTGGCTGAGCACTTCAAGGCCAAAGAGAACATGGCCCTCTTCCGGGGGTTCTGGCTGCTGAGCATGGCCATGGGGGCCTACTTCCTCTTTGGGCAAGCCGTGGAATGGGGCGGCCTGAAGTTTGGCTTCACCTCGGGAACCTTTGGCGGCACGTTCTATCTCCTGACCGGTTTTCACGGCCTCCATGTGGCGACGGGAATCCTGTTGATGGGATTGATGTTGGTGAAGTCGTTTATCCCTGGCAATTACAGCGGCGGGGAACAGGGAGTTCAGGCCACGTCCTTGTTCTGGCACTTCGTGGATGTCATCTGGATCATCCTCTTTTTGCTGATCTACGTCTGGCAGTAG
- a CDS encoding GMC oxidoreductase gives MIIDDIHYDVIVIGSGAAGGTIAGQLAASGKRILLLERGGVMPLADQNVADVDLFRKDRYHPGEQWFGTDGDPFSPQTIYALGGNSKIWGGVLERMREREFGGLPLQEGTAPNWELSYEDFAPYYDRAEALYRVHGEAGVDPTEPGRTGPYGHRPRSFEPWVAELRAALERQGTHPYALPLSWSESAEDPTGDAELFGVDLAKQASNVSIRDRVKVRRLHVNPSGNEVRAVEAEVDGHAWLFSGDLVVLAAGAINSAAILLRSATEHHSRGLANGSDQVGRNLMKPQLTSIIQLAAAANSGRYGRSLGITDYLWGDSNVSFPLGSIASGGGVLQDALFAESPPVLSLVTKLMPNFGLEQLAARSVTWWAMSPVLPDAHNRVTLRGNHLQIHYLPNNREAHDRLVYRWIDTLKKVENDPLCHVVKPAPTHPRGEAPLTVMGSVCGTCRMGSNPATSVVDLQGRSHELANLYVADASVFPSCPAVGIGLTVIANALRIGDQVLGVL, from the coding sequence ATGATCATTGACGACATTCACTACGACGTCATCGTGATCGGCAGCGGTGCTGCTGGCGGGACGATCGCTGGACAGTTGGCGGCCTCGGGCAAGCGCATCCTGCTGCTGGAGCGCGGTGGGGTGATGCCCCTGGCGGATCAGAACGTCGCGGACGTCGACTTGTTCCGCAAGGACCGCTACCACCCTGGCGAGCAGTGGTTCGGGACCGATGGGGACCCCTTCTCGCCCCAGACGATCTATGCCTTGGGTGGCAACAGCAAGATCTGGGGCGGCGTTCTCGAGCGCATGCGTGAGCGTGAGTTTGGCGGGCTCCCTCTGCAGGAGGGGACGGCTCCGAATTGGGAGCTGAGCTACGAGGATTTCGCCCCGTACTACGACCGTGCCGAAGCGCTCTATCGGGTCCACGGCGAAGCCGGTGTCGACCCGACTGAGCCTGGGCGCACTGGGCCCTATGGCCATCGCCCGAGGTCCTTTGAGCCCTGGGTGGCTGAGCTCAGGGCAGCGCTGGAGCGCCAGGGGACCCACCCCTATGCCTTGCCGCTGAGCTGGTCGGAATCCGCTGAAGACCCCACGGGTGATGCGGAGTTGTTCGGCGTGGATCTGGCGAAACAGGCCAGCAATGTCAGCATCCGTGATCGGGTCAAGGTGCGTCGCCTACACGTCAACCCCAGTGGCAATGAGGTGCGTGCTGTCGAGGCGGAGGTTGACGGTCACGCCTGGTTGTTCAGTGGCGATCTGGTGGTTCTGGCCGCCGGCGCCATCAACAGTGCTGCGATCCTGCTGCGCTCGGCGACCGAGCATCACAGCCGCGGACTCGCCAATGGCTCTGATCAGGTGGGCCGCAATCTGATGAAGCCCCAGCTGACGTCGATCATTCAGCTGGCGGCGGCGGCCAATTCCGGTCGCTATGGCCGCAGCCTGGGCATCACGGATTACCTCTGGGGCGACAGCAATGTCAGCTTCCCCCTGGGCTCGATTGCCAGTGGCGGTGGTGTTCTGCAGGACGCCCTGTTTGCGGAATCCCCACCGGTTCTCTCCCTGGTGACCAAGTTGATGCCCAACTTTGGCCTGGAGCAACTGGCTGCGCGATCGGTGACCTGGTGGGCGATGAGCCCGGTCCTGCCCGACGCCCATAACCGGGTGACCCTGCGGGGGAATCATCTCCAGATTCACTACCTCCCGAACAATCGCGAGGCCCATGACCGCTTGGTCTATCGCTGGATCGACACCTTGAAGAAGGTGGAGAACGATCCCCTCTGTCATGTGGTGAAGCCCGCTCCAACGCACCCCCGCGGTGAGGCTCCGCTGACGGTGATGGGCAGTGTCTGCGGCACCTGCCGCATGGGCTCCAATCCGGCGACCTCGGTGGTGGATCTCCAGGGGCGGAGCCATGAGCTGGCCAACCTCTATGTCGCCGATGCCAGCGTCTTCCCCAGCTGTCCTGCCGTGGGCATAGGGCTGACGGTGATTGCCAACGCCCTGCGGATTGGCGATCAGGTGTTGGGTGTGCTGTGA